The proteins below come from a single Streptococcus porcinus genomic window:
- a CDS encoding ABC transporter ATP-binding protein: MKFIKLSFKLAGQYKNRLKAGMLLIFLQNASVLFGFFALFLAFGWMNEITVGYIWTIFGVLFASFLFNFLTGWAKSGLSDGVFFGIFKDYRLAVGEKLKKAPMGYFAEQSLSRIMAAFTNVMKSLENYSAMSIDFAVSGISISFFLLIGMFGVNIKIGILTLICLIFIWLCVLLMTNQAKKEIAREHTAITKLGDALVDSISGIPVLRSFPLVNESVEEKIHTKLKNASEELRLTQVHFEMVFVIYARIFSTIINLSSLLVTLFSCYLYTKGEVLLPQALTVSAAGFMIFGGLKQLENAAILMVKNPANMQYLEEVLDIPEISDGTLEVMKNNDIVFDKVNFAYDKRNPVLKDLSFTISQGSRTAIVGPSGSGKTTIINLISRFYDVDSGEIRLGNKDIRDYKVESLLKNLSLVFQDVYLFRDTIENNIRFANPDASHEEVVEAAKKARCHNFIMELPDGYNTMVGEGGSSLSGGEKQRISIARALLKNAPIILLDEATSSVDPENEYEILAAIEELSKGHTVISIAHRLSTVKKADQILVIDGGTLVQAGNHSDLICKEGIYSSFIQARERAANWTL, from the coding sequence ATGAAGTTTATAAAATTATCATTTAAATTAGCGGGACAGTATAAAAATCGACTTAAAGCGGGAATGTTACTTATTTTTCTTCAAAACGCTTCTGTGTTGTTTGGATTTTTTGCTTTATTCCTTGCATTTGGCTGGATGAATGAAATTACTGTAGGATATATTTGGACGATTTTTGGAGTATTATTTGCATCTTTTCTTTTCAATTTTCTCACAGGTTGGGCAAAGAGTGGCCTTAGTGACGGTGTTTTCTTCGGAATTTTCAAAGATTACAGACTTGCTGTCGGAGAAAAACTTAAAAAAGCACCTATGGGATATTTTGCAGAACAAAGTTTATCAAGAATTATGGCAGCCTTTACAAATGTTATGAAGAGTCTTGAAAACTACTCTGCAATGAGCATAGACTTTGCTGTTTCCGGAATTTCAATATCATTTTTCCTATTGATTGGAATGTTCGGTGTAAATATTAAAATCGGAATTTTAACTTTGATTTGCTTAATTTTTATTTGGCTTTGCGTATTACTTATGACTAATCAAGCAAAAAAAGAAATTGCACGTGAACATACTGCCATTACCAAGTTGGGAGATGCTTTAGTCGACAGTATCAGCGGTATTCCTGTGCTTCGCAGTTTTCCTCTTGTGAATGAGAGTGTGGAGGAGAAAATACACACTAAATTGAAGAATGCTTCTGAGGAGCTTAGACTTACTCAAGTACATTTTGAGATGGTCTTTGTTATTTATGCCAGAATTTTTTCTACTATTATCAATCTTTCGAGCCTCCTTGTTACACTATTTTCTTGTTATCTCTATACTAAAGGAGAGGTTTTATTACCACAAGCACTCACTGTTTCGGCTGCCGGTTTTATGATTTTTGGTGGCTTAAAACAACTTGAGAACGCAGCTATTCTGATGGTTAAAAATCCTGCCAATATGCAGTATTTGGAGGAAGTTTTAGATATTCCTGAAATAAGTGACGGGACTTTAGAAGTTATGAAAAACAATGATATTGTATTTGACAAGGTGAATTTTGCTTATGATAAGAGAAATCCTGTCTTAAAAGACCTTTCATTTACGATTTCGCAAGGTTCGAGGACAGCTATTGTAGGCCCTTCCGGTTCAGGAAAAACTACAATTATCAATTTAATATCTCGTTTTTATGATGTTGACAGCGGGGAAATAAGATTGGGAAATAAGGATATACGAGATTATAAAGTAGAAAGTTTACTGAAAAATCTTTCCCTTGTTTTTCAAGATGTGTATCTTTTCCGAGATACCATAGAAAACAATATTCGATTTGCAAATCCTGATGCAAGTCATGAAGAAGTAGTGGAAGCTGCTAAAAAGGCTCGTTGTCATAATTTTATTATGGAACTTCCTGATGGTTATAACACTATGGTAGGCGAAGGGGGAAGCTCTCTTTCCGGGGGAGAAAAACAGAGAATTTCTATTGCGAGAGCTCTTTTGAAAAATGCACCGATTATTCTTTTAGATGAGGCGACCAGTTCTGTTGATCCTGAAAATGAATATGAGATTTTAGCAGCTATTGAAGAGTTATCCAAGGGTCATACTGTTATTTCTATAGCACACAGGCTTTCTACAGTGAAAAAAGCGGATCAAATATTAGTAATTGATGGAGGTACATTGGTGCAAGCAGGAAATCACAGTGACTTGATTTGCAAGGAAGGAATTTACTCATCGTTTATACAGGCACGAGAACGTGCAGCCAATTGGACATTATAG
- a CDS encoding recombinase family protein — protein sequence MNTVDFYLRLSLEDGDYKDESNSIISQRAILKDYINSRDEFTGVKVREHIDDGYTGTNFNRPAFQKMIELVKENEVNTILVKDLSRFARDYIEAGAYIEQIFPFMQVRFISVNDNYDSNNNEDGVVGLDVPFRNLTHDYYSKDISQKMRSSVKVRQDKGYYFGSKAPYGYVKDERDHHHLIVDKEVRHIVEEIFERYLAGDSMLSIAKDFNEREILTPAKHIGLKRGSGIWTGQIVRYILKQRVYTGAIVGGKTRVQEVGSDSKKWIDEREWIIREDMHEAIVPKENFSKVQELLNRNEKNISRERKNFHILQDIVYCGKCHHKMAYTVHYGKTDGYCCPYRYKAKDCGCMKGKIQASILEKIVAEEIRLYTEHFLEQEQMRAIEYRIQESICENLLDRKRKLEDEKQKLQVSKMQLYEKHKQGVTDKETYLFQKAVFTKKIQSIEQEISIVEDKIKKNTASGHNLNVDKIREAASKGELVLDWINEVIEKIYIYDKDKIEIVWKFKESEYADGQ from the coding sequence ATGAATACAGTAGATTTTTACTTAAGATTATCTTTGGAGGATGGAGATTACAAGGATGAGAGTAACAGCATTATCTCACAAAGGGCGATTCTAAAAGATTACATCAACTCAAGAGATGAATTTACAGGCGTTAAGGTAAGAGAACATATAGATGATGGTTATACCGGAACAAATTTTAATCGTCCAGCTTTTCAAAAAATGATTGAGCTTGTTAAGGAAAATGAAGTAAATACAATTCTTGTAAAAGATTTATCTCGTTTTGCAAGAGATTATATTGAAGCGGGGGCATATATTGAGCAGATATTTCCCTTTATGCAAGTTCGATTTATTTCCGTTAATGATAATTATGATAGTAACAACAATGAAGATGGAGTTGTCGGTTTAGATGTTCCGTTTAGAAATCTTACCCATGATTACTATTCAAAAGACATTTCACAGAAAATGCGTTCATCTGTAAAAGTGAGACAAGATAAAGGTTATTACTTCGGTTCAAAAGCTCCTTACGGATATGTAAAAGATGAAAGAGATCATCACCATTTGATTGTCGATAAAGAAGTAAGACATATTGTTGAAGAAATATTTGAAAGATATTTAGCTGGAGATAGTATGCTTTCTATCGCCAAAGATTTCAATGAAAGAGAAATTTTAACTCCCGCAAAGCATATTGGATTAAAAAGAGGAAGTGGAATCTGGACGGGGCAAATCGTTAGATATATTTTAAAGCAAAGAGTTTATACGGGTGCAATTGTTGGTGGAAAGACAAGGGTACAGGAAGTTGGCTCTGATAGTAAGAAATGGATAGATGAAAGGGAATGGATTATACGAGAAGATATGCACGAAGCTATCGTTCCTAAAGAGAATTTTAGTAAAGTTCAAGAGCTGTTAAATCGCAATGAAAAAAATATTAGCAGAGAGCGGAAAAACTTCCATATCCTTCAAGATATAGTCTATTGTGGTAAATGTCATCATAAAATGGCTTATACCGTTCATTATGGCAAAACAGATGGATATTGCTGTCCATATAGGTATAAAGCAAAAGATTGTGGTTGCATGAAAGGAAAGATACAGGCATCAATACTTGAAAAGATTGTAGCTGAAGAAATAAGGCTTTATACAGAGCATTTCCTTGAACAAGAGCAAATGAGAGCTATTGAGTATAGGATTCAGGAAAGTATTTGTGAGAACTTGCTGGATAGAAAAAGAAAATTAGAAGATGAGAAACAAAAATTGCAGGTATCTAAAATGCAGCTTTATGAAAAGCATAAGCAGGGAGTTACGGATAAGGAAACATATCTCTTTCAAAAAGCAGTTTTTACCAAGAAAATCCAAAGTATAGAACAGGAAATATCTATCGTAGAAGATAAGATAAAGAAAAATACTGCTTCAGGGCATAACTTAAATGTTGATAAAATAAGAGAAGCGGCATCAAAAGGAGAGCTTGTTTTAGACTGGATCAATGAAGTCATAGAAAAGATATATATTTATGACAAAGATAAGATTGAGATAGTTTGGAAATTTAAAGAAAGTGAGTATGCAGATGGACAATAA
- a CDS encoding DEAD/DEAH box helicase — protein MENKVVFNQKDLILKVNKNYDKSKLDLDKWENYLDVLCGNRDYQKDAIRSSLIYLASGMYSTIADVVKENYNSNSELCKKYLTIEDYISNLQIPNKLFANIDLATGTGKSYVIFAIAQILLAEKIVKRVLVLCPSLTIEKGLKKKFEELSSNADLRNAIPEELTGTTARIISADSTICEGDICVENIHAVYETTGSSIKDSFKNGGEDTLVLNDESHHIFNSTSENDIKKWKEFLLREDYKFKYILGFTGTAYLEDEYFNDVIYRYSLRSAIDDRIVKTIDYVQKDDVSGDREYKFQKIRENHQSNKRKYPNIKPISILITKDISSAKNLYEDFLDFLCDFEKITREVAERKVLIVTSDQKHRANVGMLDFIDNKENSFEWIVSVSMLTEGWDVKNVFQIVPWEDRAFNSKLLIAQVLGRGLRIPMEYSNPQPSVTVFNHDSWSKNIKSLVNEVLEIETRIISTVKYNGDRNKYHFVVKNLSYDKEEKEINTDSTRLNYAKSWEEGIKLKSQILQSKKETEYENLLTGKSRNIEYNIKLRTKTINQVIDKIYHEFRLRDWETKILGLGDDVVYSKENLPPRDKIESIIRKSMKSAGITRDILIEENANKIFTAFSTLFRTRSKTVINSVKSTEFIDINTEDMRNETRGISSFRSADSMFFYTDKYKDEMPSEEQKVIVEKFVEDENFPKKAYTEINYYDFKTPLNTVIASADPEYKFLKKYLFKNENAQKIKSWVKSRDMGFYSIEYSYKLNSHTKVGTFNPDFIIKLDKSENIYLFIEIKDDGDNSPENKGKYKAAKEHFSLLNQKLIDSGINEKYIFHFLSPNDYEIFFQYLRDDKLDTFVSGLDNLLEEADK, from the coding sequence ATGGAAAATAAGGTTGTATTTAATCAAAAAGATTTAATCCTTAAGGTAAATAAGAATTACGATAAGTCTAAGTTAGATTTAGATAAGTGGGAAAATTATTTAGATGTTTTATGTGGGAATAGAGATTACCAAAAGGATGCTATCAGAAGCTCTTTAATCTATTTAGCTTCTGGGATGTATTCCACTATAGCAGATGTTGTTAAAGAAAATTATAATAGCAATTCCGAATTATGTAAGAAGTATTTGACTATAGAAGATTATATTTCAAATTTACAAATACCAAATAAACTATTTGCCAATATTGATTTGGCAACAGGAACAGGAAAATCGTATGTAATATTTGCTATTGCTCAAATCCTATTAGCGGAAAAAATAGTAAAGAGAGTTTTGGTTTTATGCCCTTCATTAACTATTGAAAAAGGGCTAAAAAAGAAATTTGAAGAATTATCATCAAATGCTGACCTAAGAAATGCAATACCAGAAGAATTAACTGGAACAACAGCGAGAATTATAAGTGCCGATTCTACTATCTGTGAAGGAGATATTTGTGTTGAAAACATTCATGCTGTTTATGAAACAACTGGCTCATCGATTAAAGATAGTTTCAAAAATGGTGGAGAAGATACGCTGGTATTGAATGATGAATCTCATCATATATTCAATAGTACAAGTGAAAATGATATAAAAAAATGGAAGGAGTTTCTATTAAGGGAAGATTATAAATTTAAGTATATTTTAGGATTTACGGGAACTGCATATTTAGAAGATGAGTATTTTAATGATGTTATTTATAGGTATTCTTTAAGAAGTGCAATAGATGATAGAATTGTAAAGACTATTGACTATGTACAAAAAGATGATGTTTCTGGAGATAGAGAATATAAATTTCAAAAAATAAGAGAGAACCACCAATCAAATAAAAGAAAATACCCAAATATTAAGCCTATATCTATACTTATTACAAAAGATATATCAAGTGCAAAAAATTTATATGAAGATTTTTTGGATTTTCTATGCGATTTTGAAAAAATAACAAGAGAAGTTGCCGAAAGGAAAGTTTTAATCGTAACTTCAGATCAAAAACACAGGGCTAACGTAGGCATGTTAGATTTCATTGATAATAAAGAAAATTCTTTTGAGTGGATTGTATCTGTGAGTATGCTTACAGAAGGCTGGGATGTTAAAAATGTTTTTCAAATTGTGCCTTGGGAAGATAGAGCATTTAATTCCAAGCTTTTAATAGCACAGGTTTTGGGCAGGGGACTTAGAATTCCAATGGAATATTCTAATCCTCAACCATCAGTAACAGTGTTTAATCATGATAGTTGGAGCAAAAATATAAAGTCATTAGTTAATGAAGTTTTAGAAATTGAAACAAGAATTATAAGTACAGTAAAATACAATGGAGATAGAAATAAATATCATTTTGTTGTAAAAAATTTATCATATGACAAAGAGGAGAAGGAAATTAATACAGATTCGACTCGTTTAAATTATGCTAAATCATGGGAGGAAGGTATAAAACTAAAAAGTCAAATTTTGCAATCTAAAAAAGAAACTGAATATGAAAATCTTTTGACTGGCAAAAGTAGAAATATTGAATATAATATCAAACTTAGAACTAAAACGATTAATCAAGTTATAGATAAAATATACCACGAATTTAGATTGAGGGATTGGGAGACAAAAATTCTGGGATTGGGTGATGATGTAGTTTACTCTAAAGAAAATTTACCTCCACGTGATAAAATTGAATCTATTATTAGAAAATCTATGAAAAGTGCTGGTATTACGAGAGATATTCTCATAGAGGAGAATGCAAATAAGATTTTTACAGCTTTTTCGACTTTGTTTAGAACAAGAAGCAAGACTGTAATAAATTCAGTGAAATCAACAGAATTTATTGATATTAATACTGAAGACATGAGAAATGAAACACGAGGGATTTCATCATTTAGATCAGCAGATTCTATGTTTTTCTATACTGATAAATACAAAGATGAAATGCCAAGTGAAGAACAGAAAGTGATAGTTGAGAAATTTGTAGAAGATGAAAATTTCCCTAAAAAAGCTTATACTGAAATAAATTATTATGATTTTAAGACTCCATTGAATACTGTGATTGCTAGTGCCGATCCAGAATACAAATTTTTGAAAAAATATTTATTTAAAAATGAAAACGCTCAAAAAATTAAATCTTGGGTAAAATCAAGGGATATGGGATTCTACAGTATAGAATATTCTTATAAATTGAATTCTCACACTAAAGTTGGGACATTTAATCCAGATTTTATCATCAAATTAGATAAAAGTGAAAATATCTATTTGTTTATAGAAATTAAAGATGATGGGGACAATTCGCCAGAGAATAAGGGTAAATATAAGGCTGCTAAAGAGCATTTTTCTTTATTGAATCAAAAGCTAATAGATAGTGGCATTAATGAAAAATATATATTTCATTTTTTAAGTCCTAATGATTATGAAATCTTTTTTCAATATCTAAGAGATGATAAATTGGATACATTTGTTAGTGGTTTAGATAATTTGCTTGAGGAGGCGGATAAGTAG
- a CDS encoding plasmid mobilization protein, which produces MANRIRNVQLKINLTEEEKALFEKKMKMAKCKTMNYFLRKVVSESDIYVVDLQPFRGIQGLLFRYASSINQIAKRVNSTGVIYSDDIKDMQSQIDHISKEIWQIHSLLLSKTTDKGDDI; this is translated from the coding sequence ATGGCAAATAGAATTAGAAATGTTCAGCTGAAGATAAACTTAACAGAAGAAGAAAAAGCACTTTTTGAAAAGAAAATGAAGATGGCAAAGTGTAAAACAATGAATTATTTTCTAAGAAAAGTGGTATCCGAATCAGATATTTATGTTGTCGATTTACAGCCCTTTAGGGGAATACAAGGACTGCTTTTTAGGTATGCAAGTAGTATCAACCAAATTGCAAAACGAGTTAATTCTACTGGTGTTATCTATAGCGATGACATCAAAGACATGCAATCGCAAATTGACCATATATCAAAAGAAATATGGCAGATACATTCTCTACTACTCAGTAAAACTACCGACAAAGGAGATGACATATAA
- a CDS encoding TetR/AcrR family transcriptional regulator, with amino-acid sequence MCAAKRLSEMERKKEIMNSATKVILEKGFEKTTMEDIIAGTSLSKGGVYHYYGSVIEIFKDIMIFGNEYRSEIIKEHIGIKKQIASVEFIAKELVDKVIDENPYMPLYIEFLIAKKRKPELNEIFVELQEQAKESLKKIFGDTPNWLTNCDTFQFITDFVNAMILGSDVLEARENFKKNRKILEKMFICILENGEGYNKVL; translated from the coding sequence ATGTGTGCCGCTAAAAGATTGAGCGAAATGGAAAGAAAAAAAGAAATTATGAATTCAGCGACTAAGGTTATCCTAGAAAAAGGCTTTGAAAAGACAACTATGGAAGACATTATTGCTGGTACAAGTTTATCTAAAGGGGGAGTTTACCACTATTATGGAAGTGTCATTGAAATTTTTAAAGATATTATGATCTTTGGTAATGAGTATAGAAGTGAAATTATCAAAGAACATATTGGAATAAAAAAACAAATTGCTAGTGTAGAGTTTATAGCAAAAGAATTGGTGGATAAAGTGATTGATGAAAATCCTTATATGCCGCTTTACATTGAGTTTTTAATTGCAAAAAAAAGAAAGCCTGAACTTAATGAAATTTTTGTTGAGTTGCAAGAGCAAGCAAAAGAAAGTTTAAAGAAAATTTTTGGAGATACTCCAAATTGGTTAACTAATTGCGATACATTTCAATTTATAACAGATTTTGTTAATGCAATGATTCTTGGCTCTGATGTTCTTGAAGCTAGAGAAAATTTTAAAAAAAATAGAAAAATTTTAGAAAAAATGTTTATTTGCATATTAGAAAATGGAGAGGGATATAATAAGGTTTTATAA
- a CDS encoding recombinase family protein: MARTANRRMSAEENKVRIEPLNSFQTAIYARISRDKKEKPSDSIENQIALCEGYIQKNDDLSLAAVYKDISKTGTNFERPDFDKLMDEIRQGKIECIVVKDLSRFGRNYIELGNFIEKIFPFLNVRFIAVNDNFDTFHMEDPNKSLEVILKNLVNEGYAKDISKKVSTSHQIRIKQGGFICGSAPYGYTARKDENGIRRLYIDESTAPIVKDIFESYLKGLSTLEISKLLHERKVYVATDYRKYKKAIADNDEPVRIWNPTTVLQVLKNRVYTGTLIQGRNQKHLYEGKKRERLCEEHWTVTENAHEVIISIDTFEKVQAVISTKSSQIRNSRQKNAHSKDDTVFRGKVYCGICKKRMSVHRQQSGKKSVFYFSCNRFQEFTTEKCGVAITETTLEKTVKAAFDAILLNNGKSYKEYLKGYEKVIGELDRKSDRELTEINRKYTKLSRLQSEYYEKYVLGEWTKETFEKEKDNLNQSKKELEIFKEKQISTYDEEKFKLQEQHKYLEALIKGKNKKWDKDFVTAIIDKIFIGKDNSIEIKFNFEEKSVVREKLGGKVKRC; encoded by the coding sequence ATGGCAAGAACCGCAAACAGGAGAATGTCAGCAGAAGAAAATAAAGTAAGGATTGAACCTTTAAACAGTTTTCAAACAGCTATTTATGCCAGAATTTCAAGAGATAAGAAAGAGAAGCCAAGTGATTCCATTGAAAATCAGATTGCTCTTTGCGAGGGGTATATCCAAAAGAATGATGATCTTAGCTTGGCTGCTGTCTATAAGGATATTTCAAAGACCGGAACGAATTTTGAAAGACCGGACTTTGATAAATTGATGGATGAAATCAGACAGGGAAAAATTGAGTGTATTGTCGTAAAGGACTTATCTCGTTTTGGAAGAAACTATATTGAGCTTGGGAATTTTATTGAGAAGATATTTCCATTTCTCAATGTAAGATTTATTGCTGTTAATGATAATTTTGATACTTTTCATATGGAAGACCCAAATAAATCGCTTGAAGTGATTTTGAAGAATCTTGTTAATGAGGGCTATGCGAAAGATATTTCAAAGAAAGTATCTACATCTCATCAGATACGAATCAAGCAAGGTGGATTTATCTGTGGGTCAGCGCCTTATGGGTATACGGCACGAAAAGACGAGAATGGAATAAGAAGATTGTATATAGATGAAAGTACGGCACCCATTGTTAAGGACATCTTTGAATCGTACTTAAAAGGACTTAGTACACTTGAAATTTCAAAGCTGCTACATGAAAGAAAAGTCTATGTTGCTACGGATTATCGAAAATACAAAAAAGCCATAGCCGATAATGATGAGCCTGTTAGAATTTGGAATCCAACTACGGTTTTACAAGTGCTTAAAAATCGTGTTTATACAGGGACTTTAATTCAAGGAAGAAATCAAAAGCATTTATATGAGGGAAAAAAGAGAGAAAGACTTTGTGAAGAACACTGGACAGTAACAGAAAATGCCCATGAAGTCATTATCTCAATAGATACTTTTGAAAAGGTGCAGGCGGTAATTTCCACAAAATCGAGTCAGATTAGAAATAGCAGACAGAAAAATGCTCATTCTAAAGATGATACGGTCTTTAGAGGAAAAGTTTATTGTGGGATTTGCAAAAAGAGAATGAGCGTTCACAGGCAACAAAGTGGTAAAAAATCCGTGTTTTATTTTAGTTGCAATAGGTTTCAAGAATTTACAACAGAAAAATGTGGAGTGGCTATTACGGAAACCACTCTTGAAAAAACTGTTAAGGCAGCTTTTGATGCAATCCTTTTAAATAACGGTAAAAGCTACAAAGAATACTTAAAGGGTTATGAGAAAGTAATAGGAGAACTTGATAGAAAGAGTGATAGGGAACTCACTGAGATCAACCGGAAATATACAAAACTTAGCAGGCTTCAAAGTGAATATTATGAAAAGTATGTTTTGGGAGAATGGACAAAAGAAACTTTTGAAAAAGAGAAAGATAACCTCAATCAAAGTAAGAAAGAATTGGAGATTTTCAAGGAAAAGCAAATATCAACTTATGATGAAGAAAAATTCAAACTTCAGGAACAGCATAAGTATCTTGAAGCTCTTATCAAGGGAAAAAACAAGAAATGGGATAAGGATTTTGTAACTGCCATTATAGATAAGATATTTATCGGAAAAGATAATAGCATAGAAATCAAGTTTAATTTTGAAGAGAAGTCTGTGGTTAGAGAAAAACTTGGTGGAAAGGTAAAAAGGTGCTGA
- a CDS encoding ABC transporter ATP-binding protein, whose translation MKKKHNNELLDSTPGIKQSKGNENLVKEIESLNLDVPSEIMQRIESDVEQSEKQPKISIGELNKALMSVAPEYKNKMRLSVIFACIGELFSFSTYFFSAYAAGWLIKNSGDNPVDFDVLLKYALLAIGSLLLYFIFTGFSTTISHKISFSILAKLRQTLFEKLKVIPMGYLVDNPVGKIKVIIMDRVADMEDWVAHIMPELPSKLLHPILCIIILFLLDWRIGLSIFVPLPIAFIGMATMMYKYRSRMVVWLSSYANVADRSAEYVRGIPVIKAFAQDKVSYGKFADAVKFYHFSTMKWWKQSWFGKALMTAAMMTPQIVSMPLAFYLYGNGQIGIETLILSLILPISILPQTFAIMMSFELFQMASNTWISIQELIDMPVQKRPDSKNKVDIDKNKGITFDNVSFSYHDGTEVLHNISFETKPGEVTALVGPSGGGKSTIAKLLAGFWDQSSGTISIGGVDTNKISFKQLAEEISFVSQDNFLFDVSIRDNIRLGKPQASEDEIIAAARAAHCHNFIMELPEGYDTKGGEAGGAMSGGERQRITLARAILKPASTIVLDEATAYADPENEALIQEALSHLVKGKNLVMVAHRLNTIKQAHQIILIDKGKIIAKGKHDELMKEPHYASLWKQYLGKE comes from the coding sequence ATGAAGAAAAAACATAATAATGAATTGCTTGATTCTACTCCGGGAATCAAGCAGTCTAAGGGAAATGAAAATTTAGTAAAAGAAATAGAAAGTCTAAATCTTGATGTTCCTAGTGAGATTATGCAACGAATTGAAAGTGATGTTGAACAAAGTGAAAAACAACCCAAAATAAGTATAGGTGAATTAAATAAAGCGCTTATGAGTGTAGCTCCGGAGTATAAGAATAAGATGCGACTTTCTGTTATTTTTGCTTGTATTGGAGAGCTTTTTAGTTTTTCTACTTATTTCTTCAGTGCGTATGCGGCAGGGTGGTTAATAAAAAATTCAGGAGATAATCCTGTAGATTTTGATGTACTTCTTAAATATGCTCTTTTGGCAATAGGTTCATTGCTGCTTTATTTTATATTTACAGGATTTAGTACAACCATTTCACATAAAATATCATTTTCTATACTTGCAAAACTTAGACAGACTTTATTTGAAAAATTGAAGGTAATTCCAATGGGTTACTTGGTCGACAATCCTGTTGGCAAAATTAAGGTGATTATCATGGATAGAGTAGCGGATATGGAAGATTGGGTAGCGCATATTATGCCAGAGTTACCTAGCAAACTTTTACATCCGATACTTTGTATAATAATTTTATTTTTATTAGATTGGCGTATAGGATTATCAATATTTGTGCCATTGCCAATTGCTTTTATCGGAATGGCTACTATGATGTACAAGTATCGTAGCAGGATGGTTGTGTGGTTATCAAGTTATGCTAATGTTGCGGACAGAAGTGCTGAATATGTTCGTGGGATTCCTGTAATCAAAGCTTTTGCACAAGATAAAGTTTCTTATGGAAAATTTGCAGACGCAGTAAAATTCTATCATTTCTCTACTATGAAGTGGTGGAAACAAAGTTGGTTTGGCAAAGCACTGATGACTGCGGCAATGATGACACCGCAGATAGTTAGTATGCCTTTAGCTTTTTATTTATATGGGAACGGACAAATAGGTATAGAAACTCTGATTTTATCACTTATATTGCCTATTAGTATTCTTCCACAGACTTTTGCAATCATGATGAGCTTTGAACTCTTCCAAATGGCTTCCAATACTTGGATATCCATACAAGAACTCATTGATATGCCTGTTCAAAAACGCCCTGATTCAAAAAATAAAGTTGATATAGACAAGAATAAGGGAATTACGTTTGATAATGTAAGTTTTTCTTATCATGATGGAACTGAGGTATTGCATAACATTTCTTTTGAAACAAAACCTGGAGAAGTAACTGCACTTGTAGGACCTTCAGGAGGAGGAAAATCCACCATTGCAAAGCTTTTAGCAGGTTTTTGGGATCAGTCATCGGGGACAATTTCTATTGGCGGTGTGGATACAAATAAAATCTCATTTAAACAGCTTGCAGAAGAAATTTCTTTTGTATCACAAGATAATTTTTTATTCGACGTGAGTATTAGGGATAATATAAGGCTTGGCAAACCTCAAGCGAGTGAGGATGAAATTATTGCGGCGGCAAGAGCTGCGCATTGTCATAATTTTATTATGGAACTTCCCGAAGGGTATGACACTAAAGGAGGGGAAGCAGGTGGAGCGATGTCAGGTGGTGAGAGGCAACGAATAACTCTTGCCAGAGCAATTTTGAAGCCTGCATCAACAATCGTCTTAGATGAGGCAACAGCATATGCCGATCCAGAAAATGAAGCGCTAATTCAAGAAGCGTTATCTCATCTTGTAAAGGGAAAAAATCTTGTTATGGTTGCTCATAGATTAAATACAATTAAGCAGGCGCATCAAATAATCTTAATTGACAAAGGTAAAATTATAGCTAAGGGTAAACACGATGAACTTATGAAAGAACCACACTATGCAAGCCTTTGGAAACAATATTTAGGAAAGGAGTAG